In Blautia wexlerae DSM 19850, a single window of DNA contains:
- the ureA gene encoding urease subunit gamma, giving the protein MRLNPKEQEKLMLHMAGNLAKERKERGLKLNYVEALAYISSELLELARDGKTVVELMQLGTKILTKDDVMDGVADMIGEVQVEATFPDGTKLVTVHNPIQ; this is encoded by the coding sequence ATGAGGCTGAATCCCAAAGAACAGGAAAAATTAATGCTTCATATGGCAGGAAATCTTGCAAAAGAGAGAAAGGAAAGAGGTCTGAAACTGAATTACGTGGAGGCACTTGCGTATATCAGTTCTGAACTCCTGGAGCTTGCAAGAGATGGTAAAACAGTAGTAGAGCTGATGCAGCTTGGAACCAAGATTCTTACAAAGGATGACGTAATGGACGGTGTTGCTGATATGATCGGTGAAGTCCAGGTAGAAGCAACATTCCCGGATGGAACCAAGCTTGTGACAGTACATAATCCAATTCAGTAA
- a CDS encoding amino acid ABC transporter ATP-binding protein — protein sequence MISVHNLKKSFGNVQVLKGINIEIRKGECVCIIGPSGSGKSTFLRCLNLLEVPDEGEIIIEGESILEKRKDIDKYRENVGMVFQHFNLFPNMTVLKNITLAPVRLGKWKKEEADEKAIGLLKRIGLEKKALSYPSKLSGGQKQRVAIIRALAMNPEILLFDEPTSALDPEMVGEVLDVMKKLAGEGITMLIVTHEMGFAREVSDRVLFFDQGSILEDGSPEEVFEKPQHKRTKEFLAKVL from the coding sequence GTGATTAGTGTACATAATCTGAAAAAATCTTTTGGAAATGTGCAGGTTCTCAAGGGTATTAATATAGAGATACGAAAAGGTGAATGTGTCTGTATTATTGGCCCTTCAGGATCTGGAAAATCTACTTTTTTGAGATGCCTGAATCTTCTGGAGGTACCAGATGAAGGAGAAATTATTATAGAAGGGGAGAGCATTCTGGAAAAAAGGAAAGATATTGATAAATATCGAGAAAATGTAGGAATGGTATTTCAGCATTTTAATTTATTTCCAAATATGACAGTACTGAAAAATATAACTCTTGCACCTGTAAGATTAGGAAAATGGAAAAAAGAGGAAGCAGATGAAAAAGCAATAGGACTGTTAAAAAGAATTGGGTTGGAGAAGAAAGCACTATCTTATCCATCAAAGCTTTCCGGAGGTCAAAAACAAAGGGTTGCGATTATAAGAGCACTGGCTATGAACCCTGAAATTCTTTTATTTGATGAACCAACTTCAGCATTAGATCCTGAAATGGTAGGAGAAGTACTTGATGTAATGAAGAAATTGGCAGGAGAGGGAATTACAATGCTTATAGTTACCCATGAAATGGGATTCGCCAGAGAAGTGAGTGACAGGGTATTGTTTTTTGATCAGGGATCTATATTAGAAGACGGTTCTCCAGAAGAAGTATTTGAAAAGCCACAACATAAGAGAACGAAAGAATTTCTTGCGAAAGTTTTATAA
- a CDS encoding ABC transporter permease subunit (The N-terminal region of this protein, as described by TIGR01726, is a three transmembrane segment that identifies a subfamily of ABC transporter permease subunits, which specificities that include histidine, arginine, glutamine, glutamate, L-cystine (sic), the opines (in Agrobacterium) octopine and nopaline, etc.): MSDKMRIKIFSCIMLTLFFLCACRTQSVYAKEKITVGTNAEYAPFEYLDSDGNLTGFDYELLEAIAQEENLELEWKDMPFDSLVGSMETGNIQIIAAAIGPTKEREKSVDFSDVYYTGSQSIVSSQKTPLYDFAGLSGKRVAVLEGSQSDFIVSGENTDYGVVENATVVRFKNAASAVMELKNGGVNAVLIDTIMAEIYCRQNDDIVYQKVDGTEEDTVYCIEKGNAELLNTVNKGLKKLKDNGEYDQIYEKFFSGENDTTQVQIADNTGIIGTFKFIFLQDNRWKYYLNGLQVTLLVSIMSVLLGTVIGLMAAMIKLNADRKKKETVLSRIIHIYVDVIRGTPSVLQLMIVYFAVFHSRLGYVAAVVSFGINSGAYVSEVIRAGIMAVDKGQQEAGRSLGLGYKDTMRFIIIPQALKNILPAMGNEFIQLIKETSILGYVGIMDLTKASSYVSSRTYQMFIPLITAGIMYYLIVKILSIFLEKMERRMRQSD; the protein is encoded by the coding sequence ATGAGTGATAAAATGAGAATAAAAATTTTTTCATGCATCATGCTTACTCTGTTTTTCTTATGTGCATGTAGAACGCAGAGTGTCTATGCTAAGGAAAAGATAACTGTCGGAACGAATGCAGAATATGCACCGTTTGAATATCTGGACAGTGATGGAAATCTCACGGGTTTTGATTATGAACTTCTGGAAGCAATTGCCCAAGAAGAAAATCTGGAATTGGAATGGAAAGATATGCCCTTTGATTCTTTGGTTGGTTCTATGGAAACCGGAAATATTCAAATTATTGCGGCAGCGATAGGACCAACAAAAGAAAGGGAAAAAAGTGTAGATTTTTCGGATGTTTATTATACGGGATCCCAGAGTATTGTAAGCAGTCAGAAAACACCTTTGTATGATTTTGCTGGATTATCCGGGAAAAGAGTAGCAGTTTTGGAAGGATCCCAGAGTGATTTCATTGTATCCGGAGAGAATACAGATTATGGTGTTGTTGAAAATGCAACAGTTGTCCGCTTTAAGAACGCTGCAAGTGCAGTAATGGAACTGAAAAACGGAGGTGTAAATGCTGTCTTAATTGATACTATTATGGCAGAGATTTACTGCAGACAGAATGATGATATTGTTTATCAGAAAGTGGATGGAACGGAAGAGGATACAGTGTATTGTATTGAAAAAGGAAATGCAGAACTTTTAAATACAGTAAATAAGGGACTGAAAAAGTTAAAAGATAATGGAGAATATGACCAGATTTATGAAAAATTTTTCTCAGGAGAAAATGATACAACGCAAGTTCAGATAGCAGATAACACAGGAATAATTGGAACTTTCAAATTTATTTTTCTGCAGGATAACCGTTGGAAATATTACCTGAATGGACTACAGGTTACGCTCTTGGTTTCAATCATGTCAGTACTTTTGGGAACTGTGATTGGATTAATGGCAGCAATGATAAAATTGAATGCCGATCGTAAGAAAAAAGAAACTGTATTGTCGAGGATTATCCATATATATGTAGATGTGATTCGTGGAACCCCTTCGGTATTACAATTGATGATCGTGTATTTTGCTGTCTTTCATAGCCGGTTGGGATATGTGGCAGCAGTTGTGAGCTTCGGGATTAACAGTGGTGCCTACGTGTCTGAAGTGATACGTGCCGGAATTATGGCAGTTGATAAAGGACAGCAGGAAGCCGGAAGATCTCTGGGACTTGGATATAAAGATACAATGAGATTTATTATCATTCCACAGGCTTTAAAAAATATTCTGCCTGCAATGGGAAATGAATTTATACAGTTGATTAAGGAGACTTCCATTTTGGGATATGTAGGTATTATGGATCTTACCAAAGCTTCCAGTTATGTTTCATCAAGAACCTATCAGATGTTTATACCGTTGATAACTGCTGGAATTATGTATTATCTGATTGTGAAAATACTCTCTATATTTCTCGAAAAGATGGAAAGGAGAATGAGACAAAGTGATTAG
- a CDS encoding sugar phosphate isomerase/epimerase family protein — protein MEKLINREQLAGMNIHYLFYSLEYFLDAQKEAGFKTIELWPGTPHFFLSYIEYSDCKHVRKLLDERDLTVKVITPENCTYQYQFAAQEKEQFEKSMAYFKKALDAGEELGVETMAINSGWGYWNEDREEAWKRSREMLSVLAEYAKTKNIRLAMESLRPQESNLATTVYDVKRMLDEVDHPNLKAMIDTTAMGVAGETIDQWFDILGDDIIHMHFIDGNPYGHLIWGDGTHNLEEFLKAINRHGYKGYLGQEITEFDYFKDPARADKRNMKAYETFIR, from the coding sequence ATGGAGAAATTAATCAACAGAGAACAATTGGCAGGTATGAATATTCATTATTTATTTTATTCATTGGAATATTTTCTTGATGCACAAAAAGAAGCCGGATTTAAAACAATTGAGTTATGGCCTGGAACACCGCATTTCTTTTTAAGCTATATAGAATATTCTGACTGTAAACATGTCAGAAAACTTCTTGATGAAAGAGATTTGACTGTGAAGGTGATTACACCGGAAAATTGTACATACCAATATCAGTTCGCTGCACAGGAAAAAGAGCAGTTTGAAAAAAGTATGGCATATTTTAAGAAAGCTCTGGATGCCGGTGAAGAATTGGGTGTAGAAACAATGGCAATCAATTCAGGATGGGGATATTGGAATGAAGACAGGGAGGAAGCCTGGAAACGTTCAAGGGAAATGCTGTCTGTTCTGGCAGAATATGCCAAAACAAAAAATATCCGACTGGCAATGGAATCTCTTCGCCCGCAGGAATCCAACCTTGCTACTACGGTATATGATGTAAAAAGAATGCTGGATGAAGTAGATCATCCAAATCTGAAAGCGATGATTGATACCACAGCAATGGGAGTTGCCGGTGAAACAATTGATCAATGGTTTGATATACTTGGAGATGATATTATCCACATGCATTTTATTGATGGAAATCCTTATGGTCATCTGATTTGGGGGGATGGAACGCATAATCTTGAGGAGTTTCTGAAGGCAATCAATCGTCATGGATATAAGGGATATCTCGGACAGGAAATTACAGAATTTGACTATTTTAAAGATCCGGCTAGGGCAGATAAACGGAATATGAAAGCATATGAAACATTTATACGCTAA
- a CDS encoding SIS domain-containing protein, translated as MTKRRKYMLYHGNAMDYIYETPDILQYILENKKEILEDSNRVLKDKKISEIYLTGSGSSYNAAVAVADFAKKLLGIRVTPVYPVMLIEDYEFISKSAVVTGISQQGTSAAVIKALDDVRERGIATISMTGEYDTEITRHADANIYIECGYEDAGATTKGFTATVLTLMIWIIDTAESIGRITEKETENYKKRIDVVIKNMKNILQISKLWCSEISEKLKDNEDMILISGNKMKSLLLEGILKFSETCRFPVRGYEAEEFMHGMYNAVTSKTNFLYIFPPNGYERNRMEKLFDYYTKQGYCLFGINSKQVDENIKYILNCKFTDDPEFSILEYILPVQMLFVMTSRARKIDLNIPSDPDFHRYMGSKLEK; from the coding sequence ATGACAAAGAGGAGAAAATATATGCTGTACCATGGAAATGCAATGGATTACATATATGAGACTCCTGATATCCTGCAATACATATTGGAAAATAAGAAGGAAATTCTTGAGGACAGCAACAGAGTGCTGAAAGATAAGAAAATATCAGAAATTTACCTGACAGGTTCAGGATCTTCTTATAATGCAGCAGTAGCTGTAGCCGATTTTGCAAAGAAATTACTGGGTATACGGGTTACACCTGTATACCCAGTAATGCTTATAGAGGATTATGAATTTATTTCAAAAAGCGCAGTGGTAACAGGAATTTCACAACAAGGAACCAGTGCAGCAGTCATAAAGGCACTGGACGATGTTAGAGAGCGCGGTATTGCCACAATTTCAATGACCGGTGAATATGATACGGAAATTACCAGACATGCAGATGCTAACATATATATTGAATGTGGTTATGAAGATGCTGGTGCAACAACCAAAGGTTTTACGGCAACAGTATTGACTTTGATGATATGGATTATTGATACTGCCGAAAGCATTGGAAGGATTACAGAAAAAGAAACTGAAAACTATAAAAAGCGAATAGATGTTGTAATAAAGAATATGAAAAATATTCTGCAGATAAGCAAACTCTGGTGCTCAGAAATATCAGAGAAACTAAAAGATAATGAAGATATGATACTTATTTCCGGTAATAAAATGAAGAGTTTGCTACTGGAGGGAATATTAAAATTTTCTGAGACCTGCAGATTTCCGGTGAGGGGATATGAGGCAGAAGAATTTATGCATGGTATGTATAATGCTGTCACTTCAAAAACTAACTTTTTATATATTTTTCCACCTAATGGTTATGAAAGAAATCGAATGGAAAAATTGTTCGATTATTATACAAAGCAGGGTTACTGTTTATTTGGGATTAATTCCAAACAGGTAGATGAAAATATAAAATATATACTGAACTGTAAATTTACAGACGATCCTGAGTTTTCAATTCTGGAATATATTCTGCCTGTACAAATGTTGTTTGTTATGACATCACGGGCAAGAAAGATAGATTTGAATATTCCGTCAGATCCTGATTTTCATAGATATATGGGTAGTAAACTGGAAAAATAG
- a CDS encoding PfkB family carbohydrate kinase, with the protein MVKYNTKVLGFGDNVVDLYEHSHMMYPGGNCVNLCAYSKMFGVERAAYMGYFGSDDIAEFVISVLNELGIETVKCKQLVGENGWSKCTLRDGDRIFGDYNEGGVRGKTPYILDRFDLEYMKEFDFVHTGNYCYTESQLKVMKEAGIKISFDFSDDSSKEYYEKYAPYITYAFCSFDGDDEAAKEHLKFIHSLGPELVSLTRGSKGCIMYDGEQFYTQPATLIDNVVDTMGAGDSFLTSFMDCYIDQLKRGTDRQEAIRTSLKEASKFAAHVCTLNGAFGYGKPYED; encoded by the coding sequence ATGGTAAAGTATAATACAAAAGTATTGGGATTTGGTGATAATGTAGTTGATCTGTATGAACATTCTCATATGATGTATCCAGGCGGGAATTGTGTAAATCTGTGTGCATATTCCAAAATGTTTGGTGTAGAGAGAGCTGCATATATGGGATATTTTGGAAGTGATGACATTGCAGAATTTGTAATTTCAGTATTAAATGAACTTGGAATTGAAACTGTAAAGTGCAAACAGTTGGTAGGAGAAAACGGATGGTCTAAATGTACACTTCGTGATGGAGACCGTATATTTGGGGATTATAATGAAGGTGGAGTAAGAGGAAAGACTCCGTATATTCTTGACCGTTTTGACCTTGAATATATGAAAGAATTTGATTTTGTGCATACGGGAAATTATTGCTATACAGAATCACAGCTGAAAGTTATGAAAGAGGCTGGTATAAAAATTTCCTTCGATTTTTCTGATGACTCTTCCAAAGAATATTATGAAAAATATGCACCATACATTACATATGCATTTTGTTCCTTTGACGGAGATGATGAAGCAGCAAAAGAACATCTGAAATTTATTCATTCCCTGGGACCGGAGCTGGTATCTCTTACCAGAGGTTCTAAAGGCTGCATTATGTATGATGGTGAACAGTTTTATACACAGCCGGCAACACTTATTGACAATGTGGTAGATACAATGGGTGCCGGAGATTCTTTTCTGACCTCTTTTATGGATTGTTATATTGATCAGCTGAAAAGAGGAACTGACAGACAGGAAGCAATCCGTACTTCTTTAAAAGAAGCTTCTAAATTTGCAGCACATGTATGTACACTCAATGGTGCTTTTGGATACGGAAAACCATACGAGGATTAG
- a CDS encoding SIS domain-containing protein: MNRPEELIKKIYEEQGQINDVFFTACGGSLVDLYPGFYFINAESETMHSHWLTAKELIVSPSKFLKKGALVILCSHGGNTNETVNAAKLAKERGAAVITMTHNPNSICAQEDMNPVVYSWEDDTNEKERPQGIVMRVLNELMKLQEPSYTKYEAVLDGLEKADGIVRAAVKKVQNRTWVFAEKYFEEPFLYIMGSGASYSQAYGFSICSLQEMQWMDCCYLHSGEYFHGPFECTDEDHLYILLMGTGAARVMDERALTFLKKYGKKYEVIDAKELGIDAIDESVNEYFCPMVFYAMSVAYRTGLQDKRRHPLDMRRYMGVVEY; the protein is encoded by the coding sequence ATGAACAGACCAGAAGAATTAATCAAAAAAATCTATGAAGAGCAGGGACAGATTAATGATGTATTTTTTACAGCATGTGGAGGTTCTTTAGTAGATCTTTATCCAGGATTCTATTTTATCAATGCAGAATCAGAAACTATGCATTCTCATTGGCTTACAGCAAAAGAGTTGATTGTATCCCCATCCAAATTTCTGAAAAAGGGAGCACTTGTAATTCTTTGCTCTCATGGTGGTAATACAAATGAAACTGTAAATGCAGCGAAACTTGCCAAAGAACGTGGTGCAGCAGTGATTACTATGACACATAATCCAAATTCTATCTGTGCACAGGAAGATATGAATCCAGTCGTATATAGCTGGGAAGATGATACAAATGAAAAAGAAAGACCACAGGGAATTGTAATGCGTGTTCTTAATGAACTGATGAAGTTACAGGAGCCATCTTATACAAAATATGAAGCTGTACTGGATGGACTTGAAAAAGCTGACGGTATTGTCCGTGCAGCAGTAAAGAAAGTACAGAACCGTACATGGGTATTTGCTGAGAAATATTTTGAAGAGCCGTTCCTTTATATTATGGGCTCTGGTGCTTCTTATTCACAGGCATATGGTTTCTCTATCTGTTCTCTTCAGGAAATGCAGTGGATGGATTGCTGCTATCTGCATTCCGGCGAATATTTCCATGGACCATTCGAGTGCACAGATGAAGACCATCTCTACATTCTTCTTATGGGAACAGGTGCAGCCAGAGTTATGGATGAACGAGCACTTACTTTCCTGAAAAAATATGGAAAGAAATATGAAGTAATTGATGCTAAGGAACTGGGAATTGATGCAATTGACGAAAGCGTAAATGAATATTTCTGCCCAATGGTATTCTATGCAATGTCAGTAGCATATCGTACAGGTTTACAGGACAAGAGAAGACATCCTCTTGATATGAGAAGATACATGGGTGTTGTAGAATATTAA
- a CDS encoding YfcC family protein, which produces MEEKKKFKLHMPHVLTLIFFLIIVVAILTWILPSGEFERKVVETSAGERSVAVAGTYHSVDKVLEDGTNLRQGIAQVLMAPGKGIQQMVEVLAFVFIIGGVFQIMAKTNALNMGIQKIVKKLGAKEILIIPILMVLFGLGGSTFGMSDELIPFYLLIMPIMFAMGYDSMTTFMTVCLSATVGYAASTVNPFCVLIAQGIAGIQGNPQLVFRMLQFAIMMALVIAFVTWRAFKIKKNPEKSITYQDDLIKKKEMNTDIDFNQEMTIRQKLVLLTFVIGMVIVVVGLVKNGWYMNELSMCFLGMGILMGIFGGMNETEIAEEFINGVKDIAFAAMVIGFCSGIMVIAQDGMIIDTILNALSGLVEKSNNVVFSAVMYVVQSLLTLLVPSSSGLAALSMPIMAPLCDLHGVNPEAAVTALQYGNQLTNLMSPVAGTTVAGLAICKISFGQWWKTIWKMFLIMAVIAIVFCTISAGL; this is translated from the coding sequence ATGGAAGAAAAGAAAAAATTCAAACTTCATATGCCACATGTGCTCACATTGATTTTTTTTCTGATCATTGTAGTGGCAATACTTACATGGATTCTTCCAAGTGGTGAGTTTGAACGAAAGGTAGTGGAAACTTCTGCAGGAGAAAGAAGTGTAGCAGTAGCAGGAACTTATCATTCGGTAGATAAAGTTCTTGAAGATGGAACAAATTTAAGACAGGGAATTGCTCAGGTACTTATGGCACCTGGAAAAGGAATTCAACAGATGGTAGAGGTTCTTGCATTTGTCTTTATTATCGGCGGTGTATTTCAGATTATGGCCAAGACTAATGCACTGAATATGGGAATTCAGAAGATTGTGAAAAAACTTGGAGCAAAAGAAATTCTGATCATACCGATTCTAATGGTTCTTTTTGGATTAGGTGGAAGTACCTTTGGAATGTCAGATGAGTTGATTCCATTTTATTTGTTGATCATGCCAATTATGTTTGCAATGGGATATGATTCCATGACTACTTTTATGACAGTCTGCTTATCTGCAACAGTTGGTTATGCTGCATCTACAGTAAATCCGTTTTGTGTATTGATTGCACAGGGCATTGCCGGGATTCAGGGAAATCCACAGCTGGTATTTAGAATGCTCCAGTTTGCGATTATGATGGCTTTGGTTATTGCTTTTGTAACCTGGAGAGCATTTAAGATTAAGAAAAATCCTGAAAAGTCTATTACGTATCAGGATGATCTGATCAAGAAAAAAGAAATGAATACGGATATTGATTTTAATCAGGAAATGACAATTCGTCAGAAGTTGGTGCTCCTCACTTTTGTGATCGGAATGGTCATAGTGGTAGTAGGACTTGTAAAAAATGGCTGGTATATGAATGAATTATCCATGTGCTTTCTGGGAATGGGAATCCTCATGGGAATCTTTGGTGGTATGAATGAAACAGAAATAGCAGAAGAGTTTATCAATGGTGTAAAGGATATTGCATTTGCAGCTATGGTAATTGGCTTTTGCAGTGGAATCATGGTAATTGCGCAGGATGGGATGATTATTGATACTATTTTAAATGCATTAAGTGGACTGGTAGAAAAATCCAATAATGTTGTTTTCTCAGCAGTGATGTATGTGGTTCAGTCTTTATTGACATTGTTAGTACCGTCCTCCTCAGGACTGGCAGCATTATCTATGCCAATCATGGCACCTTTATGTGACCTTCATGGTGTAAATCCGGAAGCGGCAGTTACAGCTTTACAGTATGGAAATCAGTTGACAAATCTTATGAGTCCGGTAGCAGGAACAACAGTAGCAGGGCTTGCAATCTGCAAGATTTCATTTGGACAATGGTGGAAAACTATCTGGAAAATGTTTTTGATCATGGCGGTTATAGCAATTGTATTCTGTACAATTTCAGCAGGATTATAG
- a CDS encoding amidohydrolase family protein: protein MKKRFSKVIIAKHLFDGINEKDYEGYLCLSGNHIVEKKAGKPEKDILDQAQEVLNFRDELVMPGITDTHTFFTGYAIYHVGADFSKVTDNEEGCCILRKYEQKKHPKGALLGHGWNPEMWDRQNGEEMLEEKFPNKAVIIFSADRSCCIMNQKARNIYQFSAETCYPESYYRIMREYLNDREFIKKEFSDYTKMMNSRGVTTVKEMGFDDFYGFTDYLKELEDSDDLNLRTFFMSQPVGEGMNLVYARRMREQFTGNKIRFSGFNRMTDGTIASYKGDLKEPYENQDFCCKDPVPYEEIEKDVLAADAEDFRWSLHAQGDGAVGKITEIYQKCKKVQGKLKNRHAITDMEFTDPKDLKILGRIGVTAELYFQIMSLDPADVLINNIKQTIGAERGKYYWNRRKMQDSGMNLSGATDLPLLLTSIPESIYYSCGGYMDGRAEAFQSENTLTVPELLKAWTIGGQKNLGMEEVLGTLEEGKLADITVFDRNLLEIDPVDAKDARVVMTIMDGRTVFTEKSQTEKN, encoded by the coding sequence ATGAAAAAAAGATTTTCAAAAGTGATTATTGCAAAACATCTTTTTGACGGTATAAATGAGAAAGATTACGAAGGATATCTGTGTTTAAGTGGAAATCATATTGTCGAAAAAAAAGCAGGAAAACCTGAAAAAGATATTTTGGATCAGGCACAGGAAGTTCTTAATTTCAGGGATGAACTGGTTATGCCGGGAATTACAGATACTCATACATTTTTTACCGGATATGCAATTTATCATGTAGGAGCAGATTTTTCGAAAGTGACAGATAATGAAGAGGGATGCTGTATTCTGAGAAAATATGAGCAGAAGAAACATCCGAAGGGAGCATTACTGGGTCATGGATGGAATCCGGAGATGTGGGACAGGCAGAACGGAGAAGAAATGCTGGAAGAGAAATTTCCAAATAAAGCGGTGATCATTTTTTCGGCAGATCGTTCCTGTTGTATTATGAATCAGAAAGCCAGAAATATTTATCAGTTTTCGGCAGAAACATGTTATCCGGAAAGCTATTACCGCATCATGAGAGAATATCTGAATGACCGGGAATTTATTAAAAAGGAATTTTCAGATTATACGAAAATGATGAATTCCAGAGGGGTAACTACTGTAAAGGAAATGGGATTTGATGACTTTTATGGATTTACAGATTATCTTAAGGAACTGGAAGATTCTGATGATCTTAATCTGAGAACCTTCTTTATGTCACAGCCTGTAGGTGAAGGAATGAATCTTGTTTATGCCCGCAGAATGAGAGAGCAGTTTACAGGAAATAAGATTCGTTTCAGTGGTTTTAACCGGATGACTGATGGTACGATTGCTTCTTATAAGGGTGATTTAAAAGAGCCATATGAAAATCAGGATTTCTGCTGTAAAGATCCGGTTCCATATGAAGAAATTGAAAAAGACGTTCTTGCAGCAGATGCAGAAGATTTCAGATGGTCTTTACATGCACAGGGAGATGGTGCAGTAGGAAAAATTACAGAAATTTATCAGAAATGCAAGAAGGTTCAGGGAAAGCTGAAAAACAGACATGCAATTACAGATATGGAGTTTACAGATCCAAAAGATCTGAAAATCCTTGGTCGGATTGGGGTAACAGCAGAATTATATTTTCAGATTATGTCACTGGATCCGGCAGATGTGCTGATTAATAATATTAAACAGACGATAGGTGCAGAGCGTGGAAAATATTACTGGAACCGCCGTAAAATGCAAGACAGTGGAATGAATTTAAGTGGTGCCACAGATTTACCGTTACTGCTTACCAGTATACCGGAATCTATCTATTATTCCTGTGGAGGATACATGGATGGACGTGCTGAGGCATTTCAATCGGAAAATACTCTTACTGTACCGGAACTTCTGAAAGCATGGACAATCGGTGGACAGAAAAATCTGGGTATGGAAGAAGTGCTTGGAACGTTAGAAGAAGGGAAACTGGCAGATATTACTGTGTTTGACAGAAATTTACTTGAAATTGATCCGGTAGATGCCAAGGATGCAAGGGTTGTAATGACAATCATGGACGGAAGAACCGTTTTTACAGAAAAAAGTCAGACAGAAAAAAATTGA
- a CDS encoding GntR family transcriptional regulator has protein sequence MSLDKKSQLPLYAQLMKEIKDQIRKGTYKEGDQIPTEGELSTAYQVSRITVRRTIEELCSQGFLVKRQGKGTFVEIPKIYRKIENDNNMSFSEACRSNGRKPSSHIISCHITEMQEWQQDFFKPEHTKIYHIERILSADNLPIIYEHIYIPTDFLPDFQVEKLENGSLTRLLSKEYHMKESEKARSTVEVSTVSQPVSGYLRMNEGEPVMILASYINNEKEEPLYISYEIIAGSRYKISI, from the coding sequence ATGAGTTTGGATAAAAAATCACAGTTACCATTATATGCTCAGTTAATGAAAGAGATAAAAGATCAGATTCGAAAGGGAACATATAAGGAGGGAGATCAGATTCCCACAGAAGGAGAATTATCCACTGCCTATCAGGTCAGCAGGATTACAGTACGCAGAACAATTGAAGAGTTATGCTCTCAGGGATTTCTTGTAAAAAGACAGGGAAAAGGAACTTTTGTGGAAATACCCAAAATATATCGTAAAATAGAAAATGATAACAACATGAGTTTTTCAGAAGCGTGTCGTTCAAATGGAAGAAAGCCGTCTTCACATATCATTTCCTGTCATATTACGGAAATGCAGGAATGGCAGCAGGATTTTTTTAAACCTGAACATACTAAGATATATCATATAGAACGAATTTTGTCAGCCGATAACTTGCCGATTATTTATGAACATATTTATATTCCAACCGATTTTCTGCCGGATTTTCAGGTGGAAAAGCTGGAAAATGGATCTCTTACACGTCTTCTCAGTAAAGAATATCATATGAAAGAATCTGAAAAAGCGAGAAGTACAGTAGAAGTCAGTACAGTTTCTCAACCAGTGTCAGGATACCTTAGAATGAATGAAGGAGAACCGGTTATGATTCTGGCAAGCTATATTAATAATGAAAAAGAAGAACCTTTATATATCAGTTATGAAATTATTGCTGGTTCACGTTACAAAATTTCTATATAA